One Actinosynnema pretiosum DNA segment encodes these proteins:
- a CDS encoding NAD(P) transhydrogenase subunit alpha, giving the protein MRVGIPAESRPAERRVAGLPETVAPLIAAGLGALVQSGAGAGAHTRDEEYRSVGAVVVPEHPAGSAEVVASVQPLDVEQAGRLRPGDVTVSFLPPAAELDLVRVLAERGVTAFSLDLLPRVTRAQPADALSSQALVAGYRAVLLAAQRLPRFLPMFTTAAGTVPPARVLVLGAGVAGLQAIATARRLGAVVEAYDVRSAAAEEVRSLGARFLELGLEGQGGVYADERSEEFLGRQRELLADRVAASDVVITTAAVPGRRAPVLVTAEMLKAMAPGSVVVDLAAESGGNCACSVAGEEVVVGDVLVHGARNLPSTMPVHASRLYARNVANLLLMMVSGGRIAPDLADEVIGGCCLTHDGEVRHAPTRALL; this is encoded by the coding sequence GTGAGAGTGGGAATCCCCGCCGAGTCGCGGCCCGCCGAACGCCGGGTCGCCGGGTTGCCGGAGACGGTCGCCCCGCTGATCGCCGCGGGGCTCGGCGCGCTGGTGCAGAGCGGCGCGGGCGCGGGTGCGCACACCCGCGACGAGGAGTACCGCTCGGTGGGGGCCGTGGTCGTCCCCGAGCACCCGGCGGGGTCCGCCGAGGTCGTCGCCTCCGTCCAACCGCTGGACGTCGAGCAGGCCGGGCGGCTGCGGCCGGGGGACGTCACCGTCAGCTTCCTGCCGCCCGCCGCCGAGCTGGACCTGGTGCGGGTGCTCGCCGAGCGCGGCGTCACCGCGTTCAGCCTCGACCTGCTGCCGCGCGTCACCCGCGCCCAGCCCGCGGACGCGCTGTCCTCGCAGGCGCTCGTGGCCGGCTACCGGGCGGTGCTGCTGGCCGCCCAGCGGCTGCCCCGGTTCCTGCCCATGTTCACCACCGCCGCCGGGACCGTGCCGCCCGCGCGGGTGCTGGTGCTCGGGGCGGGCGTGGCGGGCTTGCAGGCCATCGCCACCGCCCGGCGGCTCGGGGCGGTCGTGGAGGCCTACGACGTGCGCTCGGCCGCCGCCGAGGAGGTGCGCAGCCTGGGCGCGCGGTTCCTGGAGCTGGGCCTCGAGGGGCAGGGCGGGGTCTACGCCGACGAGCGGTCCGAGGAGTTCCTGGGGCGGCAGCGGGAGCTGCTCGCCGACCGGGTCGCGGCCTCCGACGTCGTCATCACCACCGCCGCCGTGCCGGGCAGGCGCGCGCCGGTGCTGGTCACCGCCGAGATGCTCAAGGCCATGGCGCCCGGATCGGTGGTGGTCGACCTGGCCGCCGAGAGCGGCGGCAACTGCGCCTGCTCGGTCGCGGGGGAGGAGGTCGTGGTCGGCGACGTGCTCGTGCACGGGGCGAGGAACCTGCCCAGCACGATGCCCGTGCACGCCAGCAGGCTCTACGCCCGCAACGTGGCCAACCTGCTGCTGATGATGGTCTCCGGCGGCCGGATCGCGCCCGACCTGGCGGACGAGGTGATCGGCGGCTGCTGCCTCACCCACGACGGCGAGGTCAGGCACGCGCCCACGCGGGCGCTGCTCTGA
- a CDS encoding nitric oxide synthase oxygenase: MTSVPLCPAEARPLGAPPAPSVDLAEAEDFVRLHHSEHPEAGSVDSRLAEVHAEVAATGTYRHTHEELVFGARVAWRNSARCIGRLYWRSLKVRDLRDLRDPKAVADECVEHLKLAGNGGRIRPVLTVFAPDEPGRPGPRIHNDQLVRYAGYLGADGGVLGDRLNVGLTAEAVAMGWKPPSHRGPFDVLPVIVSREDAEPHLLELPPEAVLEVPMKHPELPWFRALGLRWHAVPAISNMRLRIGGVDYPASPFNGWYMGTEIGARNYADKDRYDLLPYLAKRMGLDTSSVRTLWQDRVLVELNRAVLHSFEEAGVTIADHHTESDRFLTHVAKEEAVGRQVPADWTWIVPPMSSGLTSVFHRYYSKDELLPNFFPGDTAGVCPVIH; this comes from the coding sequence ATGACCTCCGTCCCCCTGTGCCCGGCAGAGGCCAGGCCGCTCGGCGCGCCTCCCGCGCCGTCGGTCGACCTCGCCGAAGCCGAGGACTTCGTCCGCCTGCACCACTCGGAGCACCCCGAGGCGGGCAGCGTCGACTCCCGGCTCGCCGAGGTGCACGCCGAGGTCGCCGCCACCGGCACCTACCGGCACACCCACGAGGAGCTGGTCTTCGGCGCCCGCGTGGCCTGGCGCAACAGCGCCCGGTGCATCGGCAGGCTCTACTGGCGCAGCCTCAAGGTCCGCGACCTGCGCGACCTGCGCGACCCCAAGGCGGTCGCCGACGAGTGCGTCGAGCACCTCAAGCTCGCGGGCAACGGCGGCCGGATCCGGCCCGTGCTCACCGTCTTCGCCCCCGACGAGCCGGGCAGGCCGGGGCCGCGCATCCACAACGACCAGCTCGTCCGGTACGCCGGGTACCTCGGGGCCGACGGAGGGGTGCTCGGGGACCGGCTCAACGTGGGGCTCACCGCCGAGGCCGTCGCGATGGGCTGGAAGCCGCCGTCGCACCGGGGGCCGTTCGACGTGCTGCCGGTGATCGTCTCCCGCGAGGACGCCGAGCCGCACCTGCTGGAGCTGCCGCCCGAGGCCGTGCTGGAGGTGCCGATGAAGCACCCCGAGCTGCCCTGGTTCCGGGCGCTCGGGCTGCGCTGGCACGCCGTGCCCGCCATCAGCAACATGCGGCTGCGGATCGGCGGGGTCGACTACCCGGCCTCGCCGTTCAACGGGTGGTACATGGGCACCGAGATCGGCGCCCGCAACTACGCCGACAAGGACCGCTACGACCTGCTGCCCTACCTGGCCAAGCGGATGGGCCTGGACACCTCGTCGGTGCGCACGCTGTGGCAGGACCGGGTGCTGGTCGAGCTGAACCGGGCCGTGCTGCACTCGTTCGAGGAGGCCGGGGTCACCATCGCCGACCACCACACCGAGTCCGACCGGTTCCTCACCCACGTGGCCAAGGAGGAGGCGGTCGGGCGGCAGGTCCCGGCGGACTGGACGTGGATCGTCCCGCCCATGTCGAGCGGCCTGACCAGCGTCTTCCACCGGTACTACTCCAAGGACGAGCTGCTGCCGAACTTCTTCCCCGGTGACACGGCCGGGGTGTGCCCGGTGATCCACTGA
- a CDS encoding LCP family protein, with protein MPRETLFAITRLVWALLGAALLVVSGIAWTTYQEIDTGVRRSQAVAGGAEEPAEWVNVLLIGLTTRRDLDGGAPSDEVLARMHAGDVDRGGYNANTMILLRVPLAGGAATGYSLPRDNEGELLGIPGGPQRGKIKEAYGRAKDARERELVAEGGRDAAELEWLGREAGRRAQVETVSAFLDVPVHQLAELSLVGFYELAQALGGIDVCLNNATRDEYSGADFPAGPQRLDAAQALAFVRQRHGLPNSDLDRTRRQQAFLTAVLARVREQGLTALGPAVEVARRTVVLSEGWDVLEVLGKAPGFAFSTLPIGSPEAVRAAMRQAQAGGAVAAAAQGGVPCVD; from the coding sequence GTGCCGAGGGAGACGTTGTTCGCGATCACCAGGCTGGTCTGGGCGCTGCTGGGGGCGGCGCTCCTGGTGGTGTCCGGGATCGCCTGGACCACCTACCAGGAGATCGACACGGGGGTGCGGCGGTCGCAGGCCGTCGCGGGCGGGGCGGAGGAGCCTGCGGAGTGGGTGAACGTGCTGCTGATCGGCCTGACCACGCGGCGCGACCTGGACGGCGGGGCGCCGTCGGACGAGGTGCTCGCCCGGATGCACGCGGGGGACGTGGACCGGGGCGGGTACAACGCGAACACGATGATCCTGCTGCGGGTGCCGCTGGCGGGCGGGGCGGCGACCGGCTACTCGCTGCCGCGCGACAACGAGGGCGAGCTGCTCGGGATTCCGGGCGGGCCGCAGCGCGGGAAGATCAAGGAGGCGTACGGGCGGGCCAAGGACGCGCGCGAGCGCGAGCTGGTCGCCGAAGGGGGGCGGGACGCGGCCGAGCTGGAGTGGCTGGGGCGCGAGGCCGGGCGGCGGGCGCAGGTGGAGACGGTGAGCGCGTTCCTGGACGTGCCGGTGCACCAGCTGGCCGAGCTGAGCCTGGTGGGGTTCTACGAGCTGGCGCAGGCGCTCGGCGGGATCGACGTGTGCCTGAACAACGCCACGAGGGACGAGTACTCGGGCGCGGACTTCCCGGCCGGTCCGCAGCGGCTGGACGCGGCGCAGGCGCTGGCGTTCGTGCGGCAGCGGCACGGGCTGCCGAACAGCGACCTGGACCGCACCCGCAGGCAGCAGGCGTTCCTGACCGCCGTGCTGGCGCGGGTGCGGGAGCAGGGTCTGACCGCGCTCGGGCCCGCCGTGGAGGTCGCGCGGCGGACGGTGGTGCTGTCGGAGGGGTGGGACGTGCTGGAGGTGCTGGGGAAGGCGCCGGGGTTCGCGTTCAGCACGCTGCCGATCGGGTCGCCGGAGGCGGTGCGCGCGGCGATGCGGCAGGCGCAGGCGGGCGGGGCGGTGGCGGCGGCTGCGCAGGGCGGCGTCCCCTGCGTGGACTAG
- a CDS encoding glycosyltransferase, with amino-acid sequence MKAHWVSLGVLLALLTGALCFHAHAISLPAHRDAPIRVTDPPVPERTLALVVHGGPHPRWTPRLLDALARTGAKATFHLVGARVNENPDLVLRMVAEGHEVGVESFRPGELRLLDGAFARSALIAAAGVRSGLAERDTWSPDLEVQDVKAIAEAGAPADGAGAVLRLHDTSSTPGAVEELRRLLPHYRFTTRTEAVGGPPPHAPADRVELATAHALAWAQRNGDLLVLLLDVVIGAVAALAVLRVLVQLGLAHTARRLHRELPDAPPGPLPPVSVVVPAYNEAVTITAAVRSLVASDYPAPVEVVVVDDGSADGTADVVRALELPGVRVVTRENGGKAEALNTGVALAGHDALVLVDGDTIFEPGTLAALVAPLTAPGVGAVSGNVKVANRRGLLGRWQHLEYTSGSNLDRQILNAWRCLPTIPGAVGAFRREALVEVGGVSSDTLAEDTDVTMAITRAGWRVVYEPGARAWTEVPAGLRSLYRQRYRWSYGTFQAMWKHRVAVREQGRMGRLGLLYLLLFHLLLPLLAPVMDVYVLYGALVADAPAALPIWLAFLALQTASAGCALRLDGESLRPLWAFPLQQLAYRQLTYLVVVQSLVTAAHGVPLRWQSIQRTGRADAVSREVLAGVAGMGEGRAAEAAA; translated from the coding sequence GTGAAGGCGCACTGGGTCTCGCTGGGGGTGCTGCTGGCGCTGCTGACGGGGGCGCTGTGCTTCCACGCCCACGCCATCTCGCTGCCCGCGCACCGGGACGCGCCGATCCGGGTCACCGACCCGCCGGTCCCCGAGCGCACGCTCGCGCTGGTGGTGCACGGCGGGCCGCACCCGCGCTGGACGCCCAGGCTGCTGGACGCGCTGGCCCGCACGGGCGCGAAGGCGACGTTCCACCTGGTCGGGGCGCGGGTCAACGAGAACCCGGACCTGGTGCTGCGCATGGTCGCGGAGGGCCACGAGGTCGGGGTCGAGTCGTTCCGGCCGGGTGAGCTGCGCCTGCTGGACGGGGCGTTCGCGCGGAGCGCGCTGATCGCGGCGGCGGGCGTGCGCAGCGGGCTGGCCGAGCGGGACACCTGGTCGCCGGACCTGGAGGTGCAGGACGTGAAGGCGATCGCGGAGGCGGGCGCGCCCGCGGACGGGGCGGGCGCGGTGCTGCGGCTGCACGACACCAGCAGCACGCCCGGTGCGGTCGAGGAGCTGCGGAGGTTGCTGCCGCACTACCGGTTCACCACCCGCACCGAGGCGGTCGGGGGACCGCCGCCGCACGCGCCCGCCGACCGGGTCGAGCTGGCCACCGCGCACGCCCTGGCCTGGGCGCAGCGCAACGGCGACCTGCTGGTGCTGCTGCTGGACGTGGTCATCGGCGCGGTCGCGGCGCTGGCGGTGCTGCGGGTGCTCGTGCAGCTCGGCCTCGCGCACACCGCGCGCAGGCTGCACCGCGAGCTGCCCGACGCGCCGCCCGGACCGCTGCCGCCGGTGTCGGTGGTGGTGCCCGCCTACAACGAGGCCGTCACCATCACCGCCGCCGTCCGCTCGCTGGTGGCCTCGGACTACCCGGCCCCGGTCGAGGTGGTCGTGGTCGACGACGGCTCCGCGGACGGCACCGCCGACGTGGTGCGCGCGCTGGAGCTGCCCGGCGTCCGGGTGGTCACGCGGGAGAACGGCGGCAAGGCGGAGGCGCTCAACACCGGGGTGGCGCTGGCCGGGCACGACGCGCTCGTCCTGGTCGACGGCGACACGATCTTCGAGCCGGGCACGCTGGCCGCGCTCGTCGCCCCGCTGACCGCGCCCGGCGTCGGCGCGGTGTCCGGCAACGTCAAGGTCGCCAACCGGCGCGGGCTGCTCGGCCGCTGGCAGCACCTGGAGTACACCTCGGGCTCGAACCTGGACCGGCAGATCCTCAACGCCTGGCGCTGCCTGCCCACGATCCCCGGCGCGGTCGGCGCGTTCCGCCGGGAGGCGCTGGTGGAGGTCGGCGGGGTCAGCTCGGACACGCTCGCCGAGGACACCGACGTGACCATGGCGATCACCCGCGCGGGCTGGCGGGTGGTGTACGAGCCGGGCGCGCGGGCGTGGACCGAGGTCCCGGCGGGGCTGCGGTCGCTGTACCGGCAGCGCTACCGGTGGTCCTACGGCACGTTCCAGGCCATGTGGAAGCACCGGGTCGCGGTGCGCGAGCAGGGCCGCATGGGGCGGTTGGGGCTGCTGTACCTGCTGCTGTTCCACCTGCTGCTGCCGCTGCTGGCGCCGGTGATGGACGTGTACGTGCTCTACGGCGCGCTCGTGGCGGACGCCCCGGCCGCGCTGCCGATCTGGCTGGCGTTCCTGGCGCTGCAGACCGCGAGCGCCGGGTGCGCGCTGCGGCTGGACGGCGAGTCGCTGCGCCCGCTGTGGGCGTTCCCGCTCCAGCAGCTCGCCTACCGGCAGCTGACCTACCTGGTGGTGGTGCAGTCGCTGGTGACCGCCGCGCACGGCGTCCCGCTGCGCTGGCAGTCGATCCAGCGCACCGGGCGCGCCGACGCGGTGAGCCGGGAGGTCCTGGCGGGCGTCGCCGGGATGGGCGAGGGCCGGGCCGCCGAGGCGGCGGCGTGA
- a CDS encoding imine reductase family protein has protein sequence MNERKSTGIRTAGIRTAVIGLGQMGWALATALASGERDVVVWTRSGRTGPGGTRTAATSAEAVERSEVVVVCVTGYDAVVGLLPARLDGKVVVNLSTGGPEQAREVGRLVRGRGGRYADGAIMATPPGVGHAIVLLSGDEVPGGLAELGATTHLGPDDGLAALHDTALLTLMYGQLTGFLEALALLREGGVPARDALRVAEPWLDVVRAMLPDLAERVDSGDHRSGEARLDMQLAAATHLVEAYHERGLASGVLERTAELLGRAAADGRDADDLAALVDFTRK, from the coding sequence GTGAACGAGCGGAAGTCGACGGGCATCAGGACAGCGGGCATCAGGACAGCGGTCATCGGACTCGGGCAGATGGGCTGGGCGCTGGCCACCGCGCTCGCCTCGGGAGAGCGGGACGTGGTGGTGTGGACGCGGTCCGGCAGGACCGGGCCGGGCGGGACCAGGACGGCGGCCACCTCGGCCGAGGCCGTCGAGCGCAGCGAGGTCGTGGTCGTCTGCGTCACCGGGTACGACGCGGTGGTCGGCCTCCTCCCGGCGCGCCTGGACGGCAAGGTCGTGGTCAACCTCAGCACCGGCGGGCCCGAGCAGGCGCGGGAGGTGGGGCGGCTCGTGCGCGGGCGCGGCGGGCGCTACGCGGACGGGGCGATCATGGCCACCCCGCCCGGCGTCGGGCACGCCATCGTCCTGCTCAGCGGCGACGAGGTGCCCGGCGGGCTCGCCGAGCTGGGCGCCACCACCCACCTCGGGCCCGACGACGGGCTGGCCGCGCTGCACGACACCGCCCTGCTCACCCTCATGTACGGGCAGCTCACCGGCTTCCTGGAGGCACTCGCCCTGCTGCGGGAGGGCGGCGTCCCGGCGCGCGACGCGCTGCGGGTGGCCGAGCCCTGGCTGGACGTGGTGCGCGCGATGCTGCCCGACCTCGCCGAGCGGGTCGACTCCGGCGACCACCGCTCCGGCGAGGCCCGGCTGGACATGCAGCTCGCCGCCGCTACCCACCTGGTCGAGGCGTACCACGAGCGCGGCCTGGCGTCCGGGGTGCTGGAGCGCACCGCCGAGCTGCTCGGGCGCGCCGCGGCGGACGGGCGCGACGCGGACGACCTCGCCGCGCTCGTCGACTTCACCCGGAAGTAG
- a CDS encoding cytochrome P450, whose amino-acid sequence MTETIHPELPTTRQRPFDPPARLGELRAEAPITPLGFPDGHDGWLVTGHDLARAVLADLRFSNRAELKHAPVRMGGQVIPQQPPAPPGLFIATDPPVHSRYRRLLTGQFTVRRMNQLTPRIERIVADQLAEARAQGSPVDLVPHFALPVPSLVICELLGVPYAERASFQRDTAVGLRMTSTLDEAMAAVERIREYVRELVDRKKAEPTDDMLSGLVATGELTDEESANIGLMLLIAGHETTANMLGLGAYALLRNHGQLAALRAEPELVDGAVEELMRYLSIIQFGTTRVALEDVELVGARVRAGQTVVISLPAANRDPERFERPDELDVRRRAGGHLGFGHGVHQCLGQQLARVEMRAGLAGLLREFPDLRLAEPEVPMRTDMGIYGVHALPVEFSA is encoded by the coding sequence ATGACCGAGACGATCCACCCCGAGCTGCCCACCACCAGGCAGCGCCCGTTCGACCCGCCCGCGCGCCTGGGGGAGCTGCGCGCCGAGGCCCCGATCACCCCGCTCGGCTTCCCGGACGGCCACGACGGCTGGCTCGTCACCGGCCACGACCTGGCCCGCGCCGTGCTCGCCGACCTGCGGTTCAGCAACCGCGCCGAGCTCAAGCACGCGCCCGTCCGGATGGGCGGGCAGGTCATCCCGCAGCAGCCGCCCGCGCCGCCCGGCCTGTTCATCGCCACCGACCCGCCCGTCCACAGCCGCTACCGCAGGCTGCTGACCGGCCAGTTCACCGTCCGCAGGATGAACCAGCTGACCCCGAGGATCGAGCGCATCGTCGCCGACCAGCTCGCCGAGGCGCGGGCCCAGGGCTCGCCGGTCGACCTGGTGCCGCACTTCGCGCTGCCCGTCCCGTCGCTGGTGATCTGCGAGCTGCTGGGCGTCCCCTACGCCGAGCGGGCCTCCTTCCAGCGCGACACCGCCGTCGGGCTGCGGATGACCAGCACCCTCGACGAGGCGATGGCCGCCGTCGAGCGCATCCGCGAGTACGTGCGCGAGCTGGTCGACCGGAAGAAGGCCGAGCCGACCGACGACATGCTCAGCGGGCTGGTCGCCACCGGCGAGCTGACCGACGAGGAGAGCGCCAACATCGGGCTGATGCTGCTCATCGCCGGGCACGAGACCACCGCGAACATGCTGGGCCTGGGCGCGTACGCGCTGCTGCGCAACCACGGGCAGCTGGCCGCGCTGCGCGCCGAGCCCGAGCTGGTGGACGGCGCCGTCGAGGAGCTGATGCGCTACCTGTCGATCATCCAGTTCGGCACCACCAGGGTCGCGCTGGAGGACGTGGAGCTGGTGGGCGCGCGGGTGCGCGCGGGTCAGACGGTGGTGATCTCGCTCCCGGCCGCCAACCGGGACCCGGAGCGGTTCGAGCGGCCCGACGAGCTGGACGTGCGCAGGCGCGCGGGCGGGCACCTGGGGTTCGGGCACGGCGTGCACCAGTGCCTGGGCCAGCAGCTCGCGCGGGTGGAGATGCGGGCCGGGCTGGCCGGGCTGCTGCGCGAGTTCCCCGACCTGCGGCTGGCGGAGCCCGAGGTGCCGATGCGCACCGACATGGGCATCTACGGGGTGCACGCGCTGCCGGTGGAGTTCTCGGCGTGA
- a CDS encoding winged helix-turn-helix transcriptional regulator, translating into MKRRRRYECGLDVAIDVVDGRWKALLLWALETGPHRFGALRRMLPPVTEKVLAEQLRQMESDGLVAREVFPEAVLRVEYSLTARGRSLNEALRPLGEWGAANRAHVESVRTP; encoded by the coding sequence GTGAAGCGGCGGAGGCGGTACGAGTGCGGTCTGGACGTGGCGATCGACGTGGTGGACGGCAGGTGGAAGGCGTTGCTGCTGTGGGCGTTGGAGACGGGCCCGCACCGGTTCGGCGCGCTGCGCAGGATGCTGCCGCCGGTGACGGAGAAGGTGCTGGCGGAGCAGCTGCGGCAGATGGAGTCGGACGGGCTGGTGGCGCGCGAGGTGTTCCCGGAGGCGGTGCTGCGGGTGGAGTACTCGCTGACCGCACGCGGCAGGTCGCTGAACGAGGCGCTGCGCCCGCTGGGCGAGTGGGGCGCGGCGAACCGGGCGCACGTCGAGAGCGTGCGCACGCCCTGA
- a CDS encoding DUF6542 domain-containing protein, which yields MVVPDSRALAQLPSLAAVAVLAVFTAAGIGLDGEQPGWVLAVLLIGGAGTAAALVRPIGLWAVVPAPPVLLVADVAVVAAVRGTSPGEITGLVASSLVRAFPQAAAAVGAALLVVLIRFARAGGLWWRARSSSTGRGGGRG from the coding sequence GTGGTTGTTCCGGACAGCCGAGCGCTGGCGCAGTTGCCCAGCCTCGCCGCGGTCGCCGTGCTCGCGGTGTTCACCGCGGCCGGGATCGGGCTCGACGGCGAGCAACCGGGGTGGGTCCTCGCCGTCCTGTTGATCGGGGGAGCGGGGACGGCCGCCGCGCTGGTGCGGCCGATCGGGCTGTGGGCCGTCGTGCCCGCCCCGCCGGTGCTGCTCGTCGCGGACGTCGCCGTCGTCGCCGCGGTGCGCGGCACGTCACCGGGGGAGATCACCGGGCTCGTCGCCTCCTCGCTGGTCCGCGCCTTCCCACAGGCCGCGGCGGCGGTGGGCGCGGCCCTGCTGGTCGTGTTGATCCGCTTCGCGCGGGCTGGGGGGTTGTGGTGGAGGGCAAGGTCTTCGTCGACCGGACGGGGTGGCGGACGGGGCTGA
- a CDS encoding diguanylate cyclase domain-containing protein: MVGAGSADPAAGRRELARAWARELKGVGLGPASPVELERFLLELVELLLDVLGALPFRAAGAAEAGRRLVGARFTGAEALRRTVLLLGRSLAEHADRPGPGSAGQVSAGQGSTGSGGPAPAERVVAVLAELSSGFAEALRLDALAQQEEVRLALLAARQRVERVLRLSEARFREAFDSSALGIAITDLRGMCVRANDSLARMLDEPKEVLVGRRLVELFHPDDAAPLGAAYRAVAVGRVDQFREQRRLVRVDGDPVWVHLAVSLLRDEDGSPAFHVTMAEDVSELHLLRRNLDHQLLHDALTGLSNRQHFTTRLEVMLRASRAGITLYQLDLDAFSVVNNGLGHATGDRVLVEVAHRLRGVVEREEALVARIGGDEFALVVDNSPTTPRVPAMVERVNAALAGPLESGVELSAAIGVVDRPASDWPVVDLLRAADSTVRRAKSLGARQWLPYDRAEEARSRELLGRAARLPRALAADEVEVEYQPVVDLATGERTGLLARVRWDGLGHEECAELAELGGSSPALGLWALERAAREAATWAGSVPLHVELSPALTADPDLVASVSRVLAETGLAPGGLRLRLHTRAALVAEDDNAQVLRDNGVTTGLWAFNGGQAELSLVDALEVDALVFEPAAARRLSGQAVEGLLHRAMDGLAAVVRAAGVEIVAPCVDSAQDLEWWRGAGATSGFGELFGGPVAGYEL, from the coding sequence GTGGTCGGCGCGGGTAGCGCGGACCCGGCCGCCGGGCGCCGCGAGCTGGCGCGCGCGTGGGCGCGGGAGCTGAAGGGCGTCGGGCTCGGTCCGGCGTCTCCGGTGGAGCTGGAGCGGTTCCTGCTGGAGCTGGTGGAGCTGCTGCTGGACGTGCTGGGCGCGCTTCCGTTCCGGGCGGCGGGCGCGGCCGAGGCGGGGCGGCGGCTGGTCGGGGCGCGGTTCACCGGCGCGGAGGCGCTGCGGCGCACCGTGCTGCTGCTCGGGCGGTCGCTGGCCGAGCACGCGGACCGACCGGGGCCGGGCAGCGCGGGGCAGGTCAGCGCGGGGCAGGGCAGCACGGGGTCCGGCGGGCCCGCGCCCGCCGAGCGCGTGGTGGCGGTGCTGGCGGAGCTGAGCTCCGGGTTCGCGGAGGCGCTGCGGCTGGACGCGCTGGCGCAGCAGGAGGAGGTCCGGCTGGCGCTGCTGGCCGCGCGGCAGCGGGTGGAGCGGGTGCTGCGGCTGAGCGAGGCCCGGTTCCGGGAGGCGTTCGACTCCTCGGCGCTGGGCATCGCGATCACCGACCTGCGCGGGATGTGCGTGCGCGCCAACGACTCCCTGGCGCGGATGCTGGACGAGCCGAAGGAGGTGCTGGTCGGCCGCAGGCTGGTGGAGCTGTTCCACCCGGACGACGCGGCGCCGCTGGGCGCGGCCTACCGGGCGGTGGCGGTGGGGCGGGTCGACCAGTTCCGGGAGCAGCGCAGGCTCGTGCGGGTGGACGGCGACCCGGTGTGGGTGCACCTGGCGGTGTCGCTGCTGCGCGACGAGGACGGCAGCCCGGCGTTCCACGTGACGATGGCCGAGGACGTCAGCGAGCTGCACCTGCTGCGCCGCAACCTGGACCACCAGCTGCTGCACGACGCGCTCACCGGCCTGTCCAACCGCCAGCACTTCACCACCCGGCTGGAGGTGATGCTGCGGGCGTCGCGGGCCGGGATCACGCTGTACCAGCTGGACCTGGACGCGTTCTCGGTGGTGAACAACGGGTTGGGGCACGCCACCGGCGACCGCGTGCTGGTGGAGGTGGCGCACCGGCTGCGCGGGGTGGTGGAGCGCGAGGAGGCGCTGGTCGCCCGGATCGGCGGGGACGAGTTCGCGCTGGTGGTGGACAACTCGCCGACGACGCCGAGGGTTCCCGCGATGGTGGAGCGGGTGAACGCGGCGCTGGCCGGGCCGCTGGAGTCCGGTGTGGAGCTGTCGGCGGCGATCGGCGTGGTGGACCGCCCGGCGTCGGACTGGCCGGTGGTGGACCTGCTGCGGGCGGCGGACTCGACGGTGCGGCGGGCGAAGTCGCTGGGCGCCCGGCAGTGGCTGCCGTACGACCGGGCGGAGGAGGCGCGGTCGCGGGAGCTGCTGGGCCGGGCGGCGCGGTTGCCGCGCGCGCTGGCGGCGGACGAGGTCGAGGTGGAGTACCAGCCGGTGGTGGACCTGGCGACGGGCGAGCGGACCGGCCTGCTGGCGCGGGTGCGCTGGGACGGGCTGGGGCACGAGGAGTGCGCGGAGCTGGCGGAGCTGGGCGGCTCGTCGCCCGCGCTCGGCCTGTGGGCGCTGGAGCGGGCGGCGCGGGAGGCGGCGACCTGGGCGGGCTCGGTGCCGCTGCACGTGGAGCTGTCGCCCGCGCTGACCGCGGACCCGGACCTGGTGGCGTCGGTGTCGCGGGTGCTGGCGGAGACCGGGCTGGCGCCGGGCGGGCTGCGGCTGCGGCTGCACACGCGGGCGGCGCTGGTGGCGGAGGACGACAACGCGCAGGTGCTGCGGGACAACGGCGTGACGACCGGGCTGTGGGCGTTCAACGGCGGCCAGGCGGAGCTGTCCCTGGTGGACGCGCTGGAGGTGGACGCGCTGGTGTTCGAGCCCGCCGCGGCGCGCCGGTTGTCCGGGCAGGCGGTGGAGGGGCTGCTGCACCGGGCGATGGACGGGTTGGCTGCGGTGGTGCGGGCGGCGGGGGTGGAGATCGTGGCGCCGTGCGTGGACTCGGCGCAGGACCTGGAGTGGTGGCGGGGCGCGGGCGCGACGAGCGGGTTCGGCGAGCTGTTCGGCGGGCCGGTGGCGGGGTACGAGCTGTGA